A genomic region of Macadamia integrifolia cultivar HAES 741 unplaced genomic scaffold, SCU_Mint_v3 scaffold401, whole genome shotgun sequence contains the following coding sequences:
- the LOC122068478 gene encoding LOW QUALITY PROTEIN: aquaporin NIP2-1-like (The sequence of the model RefSeq protein was modified relative to this genomic sequence to represent the inferred CDS: inserted 1 base in 1 codon): protein MATTDQNPSNLAESYHQNHMVSVQNPQPKFPLLFLRRFRSLYEEHCPPGFLRKAVAEIIATFLLVFVTCGSAALSTSDEHKVSRLGASVAGGLIVTVMIYAVGHISGAHMNPAVTIAFAAVRHFPWKQVPFYAAAQVSGGMAASFTLRLLLHPXKNLGTTSPSGSNLQALVMEIVVTFSMMFITSAVATDTKAIGELAGIAVGSTVCITSILAGPISGGSMNPARSIGPAVASSNYKGIWVYMVGPVMGTLMGAWSYSLIRVTNQPAHEISPRPPYSLKLRRLRSDDHPPTIQKDIIDPPDTV from the exons ATGGCAACCACTGATCAAAATCCAAGCAACTTGGCAGAGTCCTATCATCAAAATCACATGGTCTCAGTACAGAACCCACAACCCAAATTCCCACTACTCTTCCTCCGTCGGTTTCGAAGTCTATACGAAGAGCACTGCCCACCTGGCTTTCTCAGAAAG GCAGTAGCAGAAATAATAGCGACTTTTCTACTGGTGTTCGTGACGTGTGGTTCAGCTGCGCTGAGTACAAGCGACGAACACAAGGTCTCAAGGCTGGGAGCTTCGGTTGCCGGTGGGCTTATCGTGACTGTAATGATCTATGCCGTCGGCCATATCTCCGGCGCTCACATGAACCCGGCAGTCACTATCGCCTTTGCCGCCGTTAGGCATTTCCCCTGGAAACAG GTGCCATTCTATGCAGCAGCTCAAGTGAGCGGAGGAATGGCAGCCTCGTTTACACTTCGCCTACTACTGCACC TAAAGAATTTAGGCACGACTTCTCCTTCAGGTTCCAATCTCCAGGCCTTAGTCATGGAGATTGTTGTTACCTTTTCCATGATGTTCATCACTTCTGCTGTTGCCACTGACACCAAAGCT ATAGGAGAGTTAGCCGGGATTGCAGTTGGTTCCACAGTTTGCATAACTTCCATCTTAGCCGG GCCAATATCAGGTGGATCCATGAACCCAGCAAGGAGCATAGGTCCGGCGGTTGCGAGCTCAAACTATAAAGGGATTTGGGTGTACATGGTTGGACCGGTGATGGGGACACTGATGGGAGCATGGTCCTACAGCCTCATCCGGGTGACAAACCAGCCTGCCCACGAGATCTCTCCCAGACCACCGTATTCTCTCAAACTTCGTCGACTACGGAGCGACGACCACCCACCTACCATACAAAAAGATATTATAGATCCACCAGATACCGTATAG